From Pararhodobacter zhoushanensis, the proteins below share one genomic window:
- a CDS encoding MFS transporter, with amino-acid sequence MADTTVSSGAAAPSAAEAVVQTQYMVILSIALCHFINDVMQSVLSASYPLLHDEFALSFTQIGLMSLAFMGTASVLQPIVGTLTDRYPFPQSLAVGMGSTMLGLLLLANAPSYPYLLAGAAMIGIGSAVFHPEASRVARTAAGRRFGTAQSMFQVGGNMGHAAGPLLAAFIVVPSGRGSVAWFAALALVGIAILSQVGRWQARQNRAAKRTRAIVDHGLPRGRVVITIALLAFLVFTKNAYIASISSYYTFFLIERFDLTTQGSQMMLFIFLAASACGVIFGGVIGDKIGTRTVIWVSILGVLPFTLALPYVGLVGTGIMTIFIGLILSSAFPAIVVFAQELVPGRVGLIAGVFFGLSFGIGGIAAAALGLVADAKGIEFVYKICGFLPALGILAAFLPRLNRDPA; translated from the coding sequence ATGGCGGATACCACTGTTTCTTCCGGCGCTGCGGCGCCTTCGGCTGCCGAAGCGGTCGTACAAACCCAGTACATGGTGATCCTGTCCATCGCGCTGTGTCATTTCATCAATGATGTAATGCAGTCCGTCCTGTCGGCCAGTTATCCGCTTCTCCATGACGAATTTGCGTTGAGCTTTACGCAAATCGGCCTGATGTCGCTGGCCTTCATGGGCACGGCCTCGGTCCTGCAGCCAATCGTGGGCACGCTGACCGACCGTTACCCCTTCCCGCAATCGCTGGCTGTGGGCATGGGCAGCACCATGCTGGGCCTGCTGTTGCTGGCCAATGCGCCCTCGTACCCCTACCTGCTGGCGGGTGCGGCGATGATCGGCATCGGCTCGGCGGTGTTCCACCCCGAGGCCAGTCGCGTCGCCCGCACCGCCGCCGGTCGCCGGTTCGGCACCGCGCAGTCGATGTTTCAGGTCGGCGGCAACATGGGCCATGCGGCAGGGCCATTGCTGGCCGCCTTCATCGTCGTGCCCTCAGGGCGCGGGTCGGTGGCGTGGTTCGCTGCGCTGGCGCTGGTCGGGATTGCGATCCTCAGTCAGGTCGGCCGCTGGCAGGCCCGCCAGAACCGCGCCGCCAAACGCACCCGCGCGATCGTCGACCACGGGCTGCCGCGCGGCCGGGTGGTGATCACCATCGCCTTGCTGGCCTTCCTTGTGTTCACCAAGAACGCCTATATCGCGTCGATCAGCTCGTACTACACCTTCTTCCTCATCGAGCGTTTCGACCTGACCACCCAGGGCTCGCAGATGATGCTGTTCATCTTCCTTGCGGCCTCGGCCTGCGGGGTGATCTTTGGCGGGGTGATCGGTGACAAGATCGGCACGCGCACGGTGATCTGGGTGTCGATTCTGGGCGTTCTGCCCTTCACGCTGGCGCTGCCCTATGTCGGGCTGGTCGGCACCGGGATCATGACCATCTTCATCGGATTGATCCTGTCCTCGGCGTTTCCGGCCATCGTTGTCTTCGCGCAAGAGCTGGTGCCGGGCCGCGTGGGCCTGATCGCGGGCGTGTTCTTTGGCCTGTCCTTCGGCATCGGCGGGATTGCTGCCGCCGCGCTGGGGCTGGTCGCAGACGCCAAGGGGATTGAGTTCGTCTACAAGATCTGCGGCTTCCTGCCCGCGCTCGGCATCCTCGCCGCCTTCCTGCCGCGCCTGAACCGCGACCCGGCTTAA
- a CDS encoding LysR family transcriptional regulator, translating to MDWKDIPSLASLRAFDALARHGSLSAAARELNVTHAAVSQHLRALESDFAEPLARREGQGMVLTEAGHELAAALGEGFARIAEGVTRLRDRRVVRPVVVALTPSFAEAWLMPRIGAFWAAHPEIEVRLVPGITLTDLRRDGVDLAIRFGAGQWPGVQAEPLALSRFAVVAAPGYTKVRSLADLDKLTAHDWFFSTASSEQRVWGAAIGADFDKVGAREMANNGLVLSAVRAGLGLSIQAMALVQPDLAAGQLVSLYEGDAEGLGYYIVTRAEPLSPGARVFLSWLRRAARTDA from the coding sequence ATGGATTGGAAAGACATCCCCTCACTGGCTTCGCTGCGCGCCTTCGACGCGCTGGCGCGGCATGGCAGCCTGTCGGCGGCGGCGCGGGAGCTGAACGTGACCCATGCGGCGGTCTCGCAGCACCTGCGCGCGCTGGAGAGCGATTTCGCCGAGCCGCTCGCGCGGCGTGAAGGGCAGGGGATGGTGCTGACCGAGGCCGGGCACGAACTGGCCGCCGCCCTGGGAGAAGGCTTTGCCCGCATCGCCGAGGGCGTCACCCGGCTGCGCGACCGGCGCGTGGTGCGGCCCGTGGTGGTGGCGCTGACCCCGTCCTTTGCCGAGGCCTGGCTAATGCCGCGCATCGGTGCGTTCTGGGCCGCGCATCCTGAAATCGAGGTGCGGCTGGTGCCCGGCATCACCCTGACCGACCTGCGCCGCGACGGTGTGGATCTGGCGATCCGCTTTGGCGCGGGGCAATGGCCCGGTGTGCAGGCCGAGCCGCTTGCGCTGAGCCGTTTCGCGGTCGTGGCTGCGCCCGGTTATACCAAGGTGCGCTCCCTGGCCGATCTGGACAAGCTGACCGCGCATGACTGGTTCTTCTCGACCGCCTCGTCAGAACAGCGGGTCTGGGGCGCGGCGATCGGTGCCGATTTCGACAAGGTGGGCGCGCGCGAGATGGCCAATAACGGGCTGGTGTTGAGCGCCGTACGCGCCGGTCTGGGTCTGTCCATTCAGGCGATGGCGTTGGTCCAGCCGGATCTGGCAGCGGGCCAGCTGGTGTCGCTGTATGAGGGTGATGCCGAGGGGCTGGGTTATTACATCGTCACCCGCGCCGAGCCGCTGTCACCCGGCGCGCGCGTGTTCCTGTCGTGGCTAAGGCGCGCCGCCCGGACCGACGCTTAA
- the ahcY gene encoding adenosylhomocysteinase: MAADYIVKDIALADYGRKELDIAETEMPGLMACREEFGTTKPLKGARIVGSLHMTIQTAVLIETLVELGADVRWASCNIYSTQDHAAAAIAAGGTPVFAIKGQTLEEHWDYLDRSFQFADGPNMILDDGGDATLYVLLGARAEAGETIIPVPQSEEEAVIKAQIAKRMAASPGWFTKVRDQIKGVSEETTTGVHRLYDLHKKGQLPFPAINVNDSVTKSKFDNKYGCKESLVDGIRRATDTMMAGKVAVVCGYGDVGKGSAASLSGAGARVKVTEIDPICALQAAMDGYEVVTLEDVAASADIFITTTGNKDVIRIEHMREMKDMAIVGNIGHFDNEIQVAQLRNHKWTNIKDQVDMIEMPSGNRMILLSQGRLLNLGNATGHPSFVMSASFTNQVLAQIELWTKGEEYQPGVYLLPKALDEKVARLHLARIGVKLTTLKSEQAEYIGVTVEGPFKPEHYRY; this comes from the coding sequence ATGGCCGCCGATTACATCGTCAAAGACATTGCGCTTGCGGATTACGGTCGCAAGGAACTGGACATCGCCGAGACCGAAATGCCCGGCCTGATGGCCTGCCGCGAAGAATTCGGCACCACCAAGCCGCTGAAAGGCGCGCGTATCGTCGGCTCGCTGCACATGACGATCCAGACCGCCGTGCTGATCGAAACGCTGGTCGAGCTGGGCGCCGATGTCCGCTGGGCAAGCTGCAACATCTACTCGACGCAGGACCACGCCGCCGCCGCGATTGCCGCGGGCGGCACGCCGGTCTTCGCGATCAAGGGCCAGACGCTGGAAGAGCATTGGGATTATCTCGACCGTTCCTTCCAGTTCGCCGACGGTCCCAACATGATCCTCGACGATGGCGGCGACGCCACGCTCTACGTGCTGCTCGGCGCGCGGGCTGAGGCTGGTGAGACCATCATCCCCGTCCCGCAATCCGAGGAAGAAGCGGTGATCAAGGCGCAGATCGCCAAGCGGATGGCGGCCAGCCCCGGCTGGTTCACCAAAGTGCGCGACCAGATCAAGGGCGTGTCCGAGGAAACCACCACCGGCGTGCATCGTCTGTATGATCTGCACAAGAAGGGCCAGCTGCCCTTCCCGGCGATCAACGTGAACGACAGCGTTACCAAGTCCAAATTCGACAACAAATACGGCTGCAAGGAATCGCTGGTCGACGGCATCCGCCGCGCCACCGACACGATGATGGCCGGCAAGGTCGCCGTGGTCTGCGGGTATGGCGATGTGGGCAAGGGTTCGGCGGCCTCACTCAGCGGGGCCGGGGCCCGCGTGAAAGTGACCGAGATCGACCCGATCTGCGCGCTGCAGGCAGCGATGGACGGCTATGAGGTGGTCACGCTGGAAGACGTCGCGGCCAGCGCTGACATCTTCATCACCACGACCGGCAACAAGGACGTGATCCGCATCGAGCATATGCGCGAGATGAAGGACATGGCGATCGTCGGCAACATCGGCCATTTCGACAACGAGATCCAGGTCGCCCAGCTGCGCAACCATAAATGGACCAACATCAAGGATCAGGTGGACATGATCGAGATGCCCTCGGGCAATCGCATGATCCTGCTCTCGCAAGGTCGCCTGCTGAACCTGGGCAACGCGACCGGGCATCCGTCGTTCGTGATGTCGGCCAGCTTTACCAACCAGGTGCTGGCGCAGATCGAGCTGTGGACCAAGGGCGAGGAGTATCAGCCCGGCGTCTACCTGCTGCCCAAGGCGCTGGACGAGAAAGTCGCCCGCCTGCATCTGGCGCGGATCGGGGTCAAGCTGACCACGCTGAAATCCGAACAGGCCGAGTATATCGGCGTCACGGTCGAGGGGCCCTTCAAGCCCGAGCATTACCGCTATTGA
- a CDS encoding TetR/AcrR family transcriptional regulator — protein MARPKEFERDSALEAAIGVFRDHGFEGSSTGMLLAAMGIGRQSFYDTFGDKHTLYAAALERYARDEAHKHLDALKAGGRGLEAIAALLDGVIARADEPCLGVGSISEFGCRDAAVNAINAAADRVLQQALMACLVDAATDGTLADGVTTEEAARFVVATIASLRLSARGGAASASLDAIRRLAMRALIRR, from the coding sequence ATGGCAAGACCGAAAGAATTTGAACGCGACAGCGCGCTTGAGGCCGCAATCGGGGTGTTCCGCGACCACGGGTTCGAGGGCAGTTCAACCGGCATGTTGCTTGCCGCGATGGGCATCGGCAGGCAGAGCTTTTACGACACGTTCGGCGACAAGCATACGCTCTACGCCGCCGCGCTGGAGCGCTATGCGCGTGATGAAGCGCACAAGCATCTGGACGCGCTCAAGGCGGGCGGACGCGGGCTTGAGGCCATTGCGGCCCTGCTGGATGGCGTTATCGCTCGGGCGGATGAGCCGTGCCTTGGCGTCGGCTCGATCAGCGAATTCGGCTGCCGCGACGCCGCGGTGAACGCGATCAACGCCGCCGCCGACCGGGTGTTGCAACAAGCCCTGATGGCGTGCCTTGTGGATGCCGCAACCGATGGCACGCTGGCCGACGGGGTAACAACCGAGGAAGCAGCGCGCTTTGTGGTCGCAACGATTGCCAGCCTGCGGCTGTCCGCGCGCGGTGGCGCCGCATCCGCAAGTCTGGATGCGATCAGACGGCTGGCGATGCGCGCCCTGATCCGCCGATAA
- a CDS encoding quinone oxidoreductase family protein, translated as MKAVVMNRPGDRDVMAYVAWPDPQPGPGEVLVTVAAAGVNFMDLGVRQGKAWTETPDPKVMGVEGAGTVRAVGAGVTEFAPGDRVAWVYAPGSYAEQVVIPAASVVPVPSGIDDETAASVMMQGLTASHFATDFYPVQPGDVALVHAAAGGLGLLLTQIIKLRGGTVIGRVSSAEKAVVARAAGADHVIIDTAGQFAQQVRALTGGIGVAVVYDGSGPVTFQGSLDALRASGTFCWYGPVLGAPEAIEIMSLPRSIKLGYAVFSDHIPTPALLRQHAAQLFDWIARGQLKVQATTAYPLKEAAQALADIESRKTTGKLLLVPAGR; from the coding sequence ATGAAAGCAGTGGTAATGAACCGTCCCGGTGATCGTGACGTGATGGCGTATGTCGCGTGGCCCGATCCGCAGCCCGGCCCGGGCGAGGTGCTGGTCACCGTGGCCGCAGCCGGGGTCAATTTCATGGATCTGGGCGTCCGGCAGGGCAAGGCGTGGACCGAAACGCCCGACCCCAAGGTGATGGGCGTCGAAGGGGCGGGCACGGTGCGCGCGGTCGGCGCGGGTGTGACGGAATTCGCGCCCGGCGACCGCGTGGCCTGGGTCTATGCGCCGGGCAGCTATGCCGAGCAGGTGGTCATCCCCGCCGCGTCGGTGGTGCCGGTCCCTTCGGGCATTGACGATGAAACGGCGGCCTCGGTGATGATGCAGGGGCTGACCGCCAGTCACTTCGCCACCGATTTCTATCCGGTGCAACCCGGTGATGTGGCGCTGGTCCATGCCGCCGCGGGCGGGCTGGGCCTGCTGCTGACGCAGATCATCAAACTGCGGGGCGGCACGGTGATCGGGCGGGTGTCGTCCGCGGAAAAGGCCGTCGTTGCGCGCGCGGCCGGGGCGGATCATGTGATCATCGACACCGCAGGCCAGTTCGCGCAACAAGTGCGCGCGCTGACTGGCGGCATCGGGGTTGCTGTGGTCTATGACGGCAGCGGGCCGGTGACGTTTCAAGGCTCGCTCGATGCGTTGCGCGCATCCGGCACCTTTTGCTGGTACGGCCCGGTGCTTGGGGCGCCCGAAGCCATCGAGATCATGAGCCTGCCGCGCAGCATCAAGCTTGGCTATGCGGTGTTTTCGGATCACATCCCGACCCCGGCCTTGCTGCGCCAGCACGCGGCGCAACTGTTCGACTGGATCGCACGGGGTCAGCTGAAAGTGCAGGCGACCACAGCCTATCCGCTGAAAGAGGCCGCGCAGGCGCTGGCGGATATCGAGAGCCGCAAGACGACCGGCAAGCTGTTGCTGGTCCCGGCGGGCCGATAG